The Lycium barbarum isolate Lr01 chromosome 11, ASM1917538v2, whole genome shotgun sequence genome contains the following window.
cggaaacaacctctctaccttcacGAGGTAGGAATAAGGTCTGTGTATACTCTACCCTCTCTAGACCCCACTCGTGAGATTACACTGGTtatgttgttattgtaattcTTGAAATATTGGGAGATTTAACTCATGATGAAAGTgtctttttcttttaaatttctcCTAGTGGCAACATCATGACAGTTTTATTATGTTGGCTACAGAACAATACAAAACAGGGGGGAAAATATGGATGGAGATTTTCAAGAAGAAGATATATGGAGTCATCATGTTATGAAGAGGAAATTATCCACTGCTCCAAAGGTGATTCCAAGAGCTAAAAGTGCAATTAGCAACCATGAATCCAAAGTGCCACAACAATCATCAGCTCCTGTTAAAATCCCTGATTGGTCCAAAATTTATAACAAGAAATCAAGTAGTAATAATGGAAGTGTTGATGAAGATTGTGGTGATTTTGGTGATGGAATGGTACCACCACATGAATATATAGCTAGgagggttgctagaagtcaaatTGCTCCTTCTTCTATGTGTGAAGGTGTTGGGAGAACACTTAAGGGAAGAGATCTTAGTAAAGTGAGGAATGCTATTTTAACCAAGACTGGTTTCTtggaataaaatcatcatcaacatcaaaaTCATTATAGTAAATTTTAGTAGCATTCAACCAACAACAATATGAGGCAAGCCATCTTCATCAGGTGTCATTGTCATTTTTAGTAACGCCAGGGTTGTCTTCGTATAACCTATAGCATATATGTTCGAGCCGTCGCATTAGTCACTAGTGATTGCATCAGAGTAAGTTGTGTACATAGTACTCCCTTGCCCTTGTGGTTAAGCCCTTCGGCGGATCCATATCAACGTGGGATGCTTTGTGTACCTAACTGCCCCTTTTTATGATATTTCTTATTAGCAAGGCAAGAGGTTGCCCTTGATTGAGCTAAGTGAATTTCGAATACTTAATAATTTAACATCCAATGATTCTTATTTTGgttctcttctcctttttcttaTTTTCCCAATTTTAATTTGTATATGCCTTAGTAGGCACAAAGATTCTTGAAGAATAGTTATTATGGAAGGGTTGATGATATTGTAGAAGATGAAGATTGTGGTCATGATTATGGTGATGGAATGGTACCACCATATGAATATACAGCTAGGAGGTTTACTAGAAGTCAAATTTCTCCTTTTTCTGTGTAAGGTGTTGGGAGGACACTTAAGGGAAGACTGTTTTTGGAATAAAATACCATCACCGTTACAGTAGATTTTAGTTGAATTCATCCAACAATAACATGAGGCAATCCATCTTCATCATGTGTCATTGTCATTTTTAGCAATATGATCTTCTATATTAGCGAAATTCGGGATAAAATTATCTTCATCTGACTTATAGGTTATAGGTTCAAGCCATGAAATATGCTTGCGTCAGGCAGACTGCATATATCACACCCATTACATGCAGGCCTTCCTCGAATCATGTGTCAATGCGGGATACTTTATGTACATAGTtgttctttttattatttttcttattagcAAGTTTAGAGGTTAGTGCCCACGTTAGAATAGACAGTCTACATCATATGTCCATGGGGTGCAGCTTATTCCTTGGACTCCGTGTGAATGAGAAATACTCTACATCATATGTCCATGGGGTGCAGCCTATTCCTTGGACTCCGTGTGAATGAGAAATACTTTGTGTCGCTAGGCTATCTTTTTTATGATTTTTCTTATTAGCAGAGCAAGATGTCACCTCACTAGTCGGGCAAGTGGATTTCGAATATTAAATAGTTAAACTACTATAGCattttttccttctttattttggTTAACTTCTCCTTTTTCTTATTTTCTCGATTTTAATTTGTATATGCCATCGTGGCAGAGGCAATTTTGGGTCTTGAATTTTATCAGGAGACCGGAGGAAGTTTCTTGTTATGTATGTATGGAAAAAAGGCCTTTTACAGTATATATTTCTGTTTGTTGCTTTAGTATGTAGGCCGTAGGGAGTACATATTAAGGATGAGAACGCTTCGCAGGCACTtagccatgaaaatcaaatatttttcactttatttggaattctgaagttggagttgaagatggaattgtgtttgattatagtttttgcaaaaaatatgtGGTTGTTTGAATGgacttaaaagtgaaaatatgattttaggtgtttttcacATTTTACATGTaaattcaagttgtatttggaatttttatggccaaatgctgattttcaaatacagtgatttttttttggaaaaaagtgaaaatttgaATTACTCTTACATAAAATGCTAAATGGGTAacacatcatttttttttttgccaaagaAGGGTTGTGGTGAGATGGATAGGATTCCTCCACCTTTAATCAGAGGTTTCAGATTTGAGCCTTGAGTATGAAGAAAATTAGCTCCCCACCCCCACCCTTCTTAAATGGGTCTTATGTTGTGCAAATCTGAATTAGTTTGGGTTGCATACAATTATCAGACAACGGAtggtaaaccaaaaaaaaaaaaaaacaccttttatgaCACTACTCTACATGTTTTTGATTGACCGAAAAAATGATTCTAAAAAACAGTGTGAAGACCACTTTATCCGTTTCAATTCATGTGGTAGCATTTGACATGAAATTCAAGTGAGAGAAAAAATTTCTAAAATCTTTGATCTAAAAGAAATCATAATCGTTCATGTGGTTATAAATTACTCACTCCATCTCAATTTAAGGGCCTTACTTTCAATTTTTGCATTTCCCAAAAAATGTTTCTTTTCTATATATAGCAAGTTTTCCAATTTCGACGTTATACATGGCAAGCTTCAGAACACAAGATTTAAAGGACTACACACATTTTTTTAAgaacacaagattcaaaaatctcattttatttcttaaactccgtgccaatcaaactaagatgcttgaattgacacggaaatgagaagtttaaagttagattatttctaaatataaaaagtcTCATTTTTTaaatacctttttttttaaaaaaaaagttgagtAATTCTTTATTCAGTATTATTTGCCTTTAAATTCAactcttctttttctcctttttttttttaattgacttAGGAATTCATTAAAATAGATTCTTTCCTTGGACTTTTTAATGAAGGAATGCTAAATCAAATAGGTTAGGTCCAATAAATACGCAAACTAAACGACGCCGTTTCACCATTTAACATACTTAACGACAGTGTTTAAGGTATCACCGAACCCAACCCAAAACACATGAATAAGGAATAATAGCATGTTTGGTCTTTCAATTATTGATAAGTTCTAATTTTGATCCTTATGATTCTTGACTAAGCATATTTAGCCTTTAATTAATTGAATTGTATTCTTTTGAGCCCTTTACTTATAAATATTCATAATTATTTGTCGTTCTATTACTTAATTACCCATAACACGTCAAATTTGAATTGTTACTCCATATTTGACGGTAATATAGTTCTAAAATTAGttcaaacataacaacaacaacaacgataacataCCAGTATAATCTTACAAGCAGGGTCTGAAGATGATCGTAagatgtacgcagatcttacccctatctttgtggggtagagaggttatTTTCGATCGACCCTCGATTCGAAATAAAAGACAAAGATATGAAGCATGGTATCAAAAAAAATATGATACCAAAATAACAAGATAAAAAGCAAATGAGCCAATAGACAACAATACACATTGAAAATGGGAAACTACGTATATTAATTAAAAAGCTTGTTTTGTCCCTTTACATACAAGTATCATAGGGACCAAAATCATAATATTTTGATAATCGAGGGACCAAAAAATGCAACTCCATTATCCCTATAAATAATCACATTAAAATTCGTAGTTGAGAGAGTTTCCTTGTGAATTCAAACAAATTCATTCCTTTTCGTGTACGTATCaaaaaccctaattttttttCTCTGTTGAATAAAGTTCATAATTATCGGTTCTTGACTttgatgtgaaaaaaaaaaaaaaactttgttttCTTACTTTTTTGGGTAATTTGGAAGGTACCCTTTTGCTTGAATTGCTGTTTTTCTTATGATTTTCTACACGTTAATACAACttacatgtgtgtatatatatatatatatagatgtttgtgtgtgtttttattttttaggTGAGTGaaattttgctttttttttttttatgtgatcGTGATGTTTTTTAGATGTCTGAAATTTGCAGAAAGAGATCAAAGTTGGAGTTTTGCAATGGCTAAGAGTTCTTTCAAGCTTGAACACCCTTTAGGTATGTTTTTATATCCCCCGTTTATTTATATCTCcagttaatatatatataatagccgTGGTGTTCGGATTAGGGTAAAAGGTCAGTAGGTAGTTGAGCGTTGTCATGCTCATCTTTCCATACTTGTAGTCatagtttcttgtcctttgatttcTGTTATTATCTGGTGTTTTCTGTCCTTCGATTACGCTATGATTTGGTGACAATTGTGCTGTTATTCCTCTGTTCAGACTGATTTTTGTTATTATCTGTTGTTTCTTTACTTTTGTTATTTCTTCTTTGTCCGGACTGCTTTTGTTTACTTTtccttgagccaagggtctatcggaaacagccttccTACCTCCCAAGGTGGGTGGGGGAGGTTTGCGTACTCTCTACGCTCTCCAGACTctacttgtggaattacactgggtCTGTTGTTGTGGTGTTGGGGCCAGCTTGAGAAATTCCACGGGCACTTGCTACCTGCCACAGGGTAACTCAATCCATCAAGGCTTGGACAAATGGGATGACATCACCCAGTGTTTATGTCTCCGCCAGGAATTGAACCTAAGAACTTATAGTTCTCAGACCACTTTGTTGACCACTAGGCCATACCTTTTGTGCCTAGGCCACACCCGGATGCTTACATTGTATCTATTTGAATATTTTAGATGCCATTTTTTAGGGCAAAGTCAATTAACTAAAGGTAAATATTTGGAAAGGCAACGACCAGATGTCAATGAAGTTATGAGCTGTGTCCTATATGTTCTGTTCTAAGTCTTCCTGAATCTAGGAATATATCAAGTGCATGAATTTTGAAACAGTTCTATAGGCATGAAATTAGCGTCTgttgttcttttctgcctttGCATTATGGACGTCGAGATGCTTCTAGTATTTCGTCTTGTGACGTTTTCTATCTAAATCTGTGCTTGCGACAATATCTGTTTGTTGAATATCTCAACTTTATTCCATTGATAGTGCATTACTAGTATGCTGGACTGCTTCTCTGTTGTTTTACATGTGTATATCTGCACCGAAGCGGAAAACACATAGTGGTGCTTTATATAGGGGATACCAACAAATTAGGATTAAGGCTTATGTAACCGttgttggtacatttacagaaaATGTGGTTTTTGCTCAAGTCTTTTTAGTtcggttggagagttgtttatcAGTGTGGGATTTAAAGAACTTCTTGTTTCAGAGAACATCTAATTTGTCTTAACAAACCAAATAGAGCGGAGTGAATATAGATAATCTTTTAGTTAAAACCAATTATTTTGGGATTTTGTCATAATTGTTCCTTTGTAGTATTTACCCTCATACTTCATGTCTTTAAATTTCTTCTTAGTTTCATTAAATTTCTACAGTTTCATTAGTTGAGATATGTGTGGCATTTAGAAAATCTCTAATTAGCCTTAGAAGTCAATATTTGTACAATGTGATGCTTTTTCTTTCCATATAGCTTCTAGAGATCAGATCTGTTACCTGTTCttatgatgtttttttttttattccgaGCATATCCTTACTTAATTGAGTTGACAACTTTACAGTGCCTCTCTTCCTAAAAAAGCCTGTGAATGAGACAAAAGGGATGATTTTATTGTGTAATTGTGCTGATGTTTTCAATTTTTTGTTCTTCTTTAAAAGAGAGGAGGCAGGCAGAATCTTCTCGCATCAGGGAGAAGTATCCTAAAAGAATTCCGGTATGAAATCTGTTGTTAAAGGTCTTGCTCTTCATTGATATTTCCCTGTTCTTATCCCTCATTGCTCTGTTTCCTACCCAGGTGATTGTTGAGAGAGCAGAAAAGAGTGATATCTCAGACATTGATAAGAAGAAGTAAGTTTTGCTTCTGCGCTTTTCCATGATGATGGTTGTTAAGAATCAAGTGAAACAATATTTATGTTCCAAGTCCATCTATGTGTATCATTCTGTTTCGGACCGAAggtttattattaataataattacTTAAATCTGGCTCATCGGGTTGTCATAGTTCATTCAAGATTAGGAGTTCTTGACTGAGTTAGTTAGGGGGATATATCTTGTGAATGCTGCTTGTAATAACAAAATTTGGCAGATTTTGTGTCCAGGAATTGAttagaaaatatgtgtatatgaAATTTTAATGTAGTTTGTCATGGTCGATTTAAGATTATGAGTTATCATTATGATGGTGGATTTGCTGTTGTGCTGGACACAAGTTTGGGAGACATATCTTGTGAATGTTGCAGTTTTCTGCGTTTATCGGCATGCATTTTTTGTAGTACCAATTTAACAGGGTTTGTTGCCACGAAGGTTGTTGTTATAAATCATTTGCTTCTCTGTTAAACTCAACTTTCAAGTATGATCTCTAAAGTACTTTCTAGTGTTCATGGTCCCGATGTGAGGTTTCCGTTCCCTAGATACTATATTTTCCTGCCTTTATATCGTAATGCTTCAGTGTCATCTTATTTGCGCAATAAGCTTCAACATGTTGACAGAATTAGTCTCATATGACATGATTGCATCGACTATTGTTCCTACATATAAGTAGATCCAATAGGATTATAGCTGCTTtagtattatttatttatttatttatcttacATTGAAACGTAGGTACCTCGTCCCAGCTGATTTGACTGTTGGCCAATTTGTTTATGTGGTTCGAAAGAGGATCAATCTCAGTGCCGAGAAGGCCATATTTGTCTTTGTCAAAAACATTCTTCCTCCAACTGGTAAGTAATTATTAGCATGTTTGGCCAAGCTACCAAAATTTGCTTATTTTGGAAAGTGTAGCCGTTagtgtttggctaatcaattttCAAAGTACTTTTACTAATATTATACCAGTAATTTATGCTTGGCCAAAGTTACCAGATGTTTCAGGGGAAAATCTACTTTTTAGCTACTAAAAACAACTTTGCAAACACCTCAACTCTCTAAAATAAGCAACCCGTCCAGAAGCTTTGACCAAACAAGCTATACGTGTCACTATGGTCTCAATACTTGTCTGAGACGTTTGTCCTGATATATCTTCTTCCCCCGTTGCAGCTGCTCTGATGTCTTCAATTTACGAGGAAAACAAGGATGAAGATGGATTCCTTTACATGACATACAGCGGCGAAAATACATTTGGGTTCCTCGAGCTTGGGAATTAATATTTGAAAAGTTTACTATCTGAACTGTAAAGCTGCTATTTCTTTGATTAGTTCATGGATGTTTTAACTGGCTCCTGACTTTTGTTTTTGTTGATGGAAATACCCATAAAATGTACAGATGACAAGTCTTTTTTACTTTTATCCAATATCTCTTTTATCTTCAGTGGGATAGTTGTATGACTTCATGCTCTTTGATTTTATGAATCACTCCAAGAAGAACTCCTCACTACATACCCTCACAAATTCTTATTAATTGGCTTGTGAAAATGACTTGGATTGCGTTTACTCTAAGTTTATTTTGCAACTCCATTTCTTTATTTGGGTTGAATCTATAGTTCATGTATCAAAAATTGCCTTGCACCTCCTCTGGTTTTGGATCTCTAGCTTTGATATAGGAATTAGATTTAATAGTTGCATAAACATTGGCCAATATCTTCTGTTTTAAGTACCAATGATATGTTGGGGAAAAATAGATTTTGGGGCAGTCAGATAACACCGACTTTTTAAAGAGATCTCTGTCGTTGAGGAATCTAAGCTTCTTCAAGATGTTACAAAGCCAACGGAATTTAAGTTTTAGCAATAAATTTGAATTTTCCACAAGAATGACAATGTGAATCTTTTGAGAAGAGAAGTAATCAGTGTTAGACAAATATGTTGTACTTAGGAGGCAAAAGACAGGTATTTAATATTTATAATACCTTTTGGGTATATGTTAAGATAGTTTTCTTAACGAACAGACATGACCTTAAAAGACATCATTTAACTAAACTAAAAGTCAAACTTGCCTTCTCTTCTGTCTCAactcttagagcctgtttggatgagcttttttttggcttataagctgttttcaatttATAAGCCGCTTAAAAAAAGCCCATCCAAAcggtctaacttatttttttgatttattttaagcacaatataacttataagctaaacactcaaaaaaactgaaaacagcttataagctgttttcagcaacttataagctaagtcaaacgggctcttaatcatATCTACACTAACATGGTACTCACATATACGTTTTCCTTTAAGAAGTACGGTATGAGAAATGCTTAGATGGCTTACAAACTAAAGGTATAGACGGAGAGTTTCTATATAATAGATGTGTGTTACAGTTCTCGTTTTGTCCTCCTTTATTCTTCCCCTTCCCTAATCTTCCAATATAATAAAATTTcttttattaaaaagaaaaacagaaaagGACTAAGCAAATTGATAAATTTCACACAGAAGACTATTAAAGACAAGATCTTCAACTAGAGGAATTCTTTTGGCATTTGTTCTTGACTCATTTGATGCCCATCAGCCCTTGGAAGTGCTATTCTCCTTCACCTTTTGTGCTCCAGCTAATGAGTGCTTTGGCCAGGGCCGGATCCAGCTTATCGGGTGCCGGTTTACAAGAATCCAATAACTTTTGCTCAAATCTTACatatatattaaaatattcactaaatatttataaatatttgaatgtGAACTCAGCTATTATCGTATATTAACTTAAAATTGTTGTAGGAACCCATAAACTTTAAATCTTGAATCTGCCTCTGAAAGTTGGCTTTCAAGTTCTTCTGATGATGAATCGGTAAGGTGAAACTCCACCTTTCCCCTAGAATCCACTCCGAGCCGGAGGAGTGACTAGTCAAACGTCTTTAGTAGCCGAGATATTGAGTGAACATTTTCTTCTTACTCTCGTTCTATTAGTATATAGTTGACTCCTAATAAACAAGTGCCATCAAAGCGTTTGTAGTCCAACGGTTAGGATAATTGCCTTCCAAGCAATAGACCCGGGTTCGACTCCCGGCAGACGCAGTTCCCCCCTTTTTTTAATACTCAAAACTCAAAAACAATCATCTAGTAGTATTATTTTTGGACTGAACTAATTTTTCAAAACCAGGGGAGATTATAAATTACCATTACTACTGTGTTGTGGGATGATTCGAACTCAAGGAGTAAAGTGCATAGTTTGTGTCCGCTTTAAATTTTTGCATGTGTACCTCTTTCGGGACAACTTTAGACATTCGGTGTCTGAATTTAGTGTTAACAAAGTAACTTTGGATAGAAATGACCAAAGTGCAGCAAAAATAACTTTAATCCAATCATTTTAAGCTGAACTTCCGTAAAATATGATTAAACTTTAGTTATATGTAACTCAGACACTGTGTTGAAGTTTGGTTTTGTCGAACCTAACTTCAGGTACCACATATTTTAAATGATGGTCTCAAAACAAGCTCCCTATGAAATTTCTACAAACTCAAGTATCTGGTCCTTCTGAAGTTCGTTGGGCACTATTATTCTATGTTCTTATTTTGGGACTTTTACAAAAGTATACGAAATAAAACTCATATTTATAAATAACTATTcatatatattaaatttaaatgAATACCCTTAGTCCCTGCAACCAGTGATGGCGAAACAAAAAGAATCTTAATAAGATTGTAATTTAATAGGCGTTTGAACATAAAAAATGTGGAtattgaaagaaagaaaataggAGTAGTATTTAAAAAGAAGTTAAAAAGTGTATTTGAAAATCCAGTTATGTTTAAACATACATTTAACTTGAAAATTCTTTGAAATTTTGGAGCGGAAGAAAGTTAACTTGAAAAACTGGTCAAAGCAACTTTTTCAAACTTAAACTCATCTTCAAAAGAATTTGAAGACACCAGTCCAATATAGAACTGAATGTTGTTCTATTCTTTTTTCTAacaaaaagtaaaataaattttATGGACGCGtacactttatatatatatttacaaaaaGTTATTTTTTGACCTCTATATGtcatataattttttatatatatagcataATCTTACGACTAAGGATGTTCCACTGATCATTCTTCAGTCTATATAGCTCCACCAGTACTATGTACCTGCagctttttcagcatttcttaagAAAGTATGCCATCATGGTCTTTATCGAGGTTGTTGAAGCGCTCCGCGATGAATTTGCTGAATACTTCTTCTTCTTCGACGAAGCTAAGGATTGTGGCACTGTCCAAAACCTCTACACTCATATTTTTGTGGAGTTAATTTATAGGTTGAAACACAATGAATATAATGAGTAGTTTGTTTTCTTGTGCTGATATGGAGAAGACTCATGCTTCATGATTCTATTTACGAAAAAGGCtaaaatatgccatcgaactattgaaaatgacTCATTTAAGCTACTCATCAacagtttgactcatttatgccatcgaactatcggaaatgactcatttataccactcatcaatagtttagctcatttatgtcatcacctgttaccaaaatgactcagccatgccatttttcattgaCGCCGGTTTTATAATACCAGTTATGACACGTGATCTCTAATTAGAgggatgatgattatgatgattttattcatagagattctaaagcttatgaaacGATGTTATGATGAGACTAATGATCCTACTgcatgattttcttgatattacacattgttgatagtctcgcctcataatactagttccttcaaggtgagacatagtgatgatgaacgttccataataaaatcggaggtcaccgaccttacgtcactccaatatgATTATAGCTTTGATTGGTctcacatgcatgcttatttttatgtatgattataccgggcctagttggcccgGCAAACACCACTACGCTAGGCgtaagtgggcggcttatggatgataaTAGTACACcgggcctaattggccgggctatcaccactagtgggcggcgtgagatgactatcccggaggcgggctagtgatgatatatgactcagacagcttacttatatacatatatgttatgatgtagttttaaaagtaaaagttggCATGCATGggttccgccttaagaggcagtcaCATGTGCAGGTTATTTCTTTATCTCATGTCCCTTATCTCTTTATTATGTCatcattcatgccttgcatactcagtacattattcgtactgacgtcctttcttttgtggacgctgcgttcatgcccgcaggtagacagggaggcggtcCAGATCCATAGGAGCATTATCAATAGATACACGGGAGCACTCCACTTCTCTGGAGTTGccgtttattggtatattctttttgAAGAAGAGGGGTCCCACAGGTCCAATGTGGATATAACTTAAAGGTGGTTAGGGAGTTAGTTAGGCAGTTAACAAGTAGTTAGGATGACAGCTATAATTAGTTAGTGGAATATGTTCTCAACCAAATCAGTGTAGTTAGTATATAGAGTTAGAAATATCTTGTATTAAATAGAACACTTCTCTCAATTTTGAGAATGAGTTGAATGAATAAAATGTGTTCTCTTCttctcaattttctctagaactGTTTCTTCTTCCTATTTTTGTTCTTAACCAGTTCATGGCTGAGcttttaacatggtatcagagctttgtGTGTAGATCCTAAAGCTCGGCTAACTCAAATTTCTCAAATTAATTCTAATTTGGTTCCTCAAATTATCAAATTGTTCAAATTCGAAATTTACTGTTCTTGAGCCATCAAACTTACGATTCAGCTATATCTGTGTGTGTATTCAAGTTTGGAAGTGAAGTTACAGGTGATTAAGGTGAAATAATCATTCAGTTCATCCTGTAGAGGTTGTCGCAAAATCTAGGTCATCAAAATTGAACCAGATTCAACATGACAAATCCAGCAAGGACTGAATCATCTCTCAATGGTGAACAAACTGCTACGGAGACAGTAAATGCAACTCACGCAAATGGAAATTCACAACGAATCGATGAAGTTCACCATAATCATCCTCTCTACATTCATCCGTCAGATACACAAGGTTCAGTACTCATTTCAGTACAGCTTCAAGGTACAGAAAACTATTCTCTATGGAGTAAATCATGGATGCTTGTTCTGCGTGGTAAAAACAAATTAGGATTTGTGTTAGGTACATGTATGAAAGAAAACTATGAGTCAAATTTGCATAATTTGTGGGATAGATGTAATGCTATAGTTCTAGCTTGGATTATGAATACAGTGTCAAAAGATCTAATCAGCACTGTGATTCACTCTTTTAGTGCTCACAAACTTTGGGAAGATTTTAGGGAAATATTGGATAAAGTAAATGCTTCTCGAGCCTTTTACCTACACAAGGAGATTACTACCTTAACTCAGGGAACATCATCTGTATCTGTGTATTTTTCAAGGCTTATAGAACTCTGGGATGAGTTTCAAGCCTTAATTCCACCACCTTCATGTCCTTGCCCTGAGTCAAAACAATAGAAAGAGCACTTTCGCTTACAAAGACTGTGGCAGTTCCTAATGGGATTGAATGAATCCTATGATCATGCTAAGAGTCAAGTGTTGATGACTGTACCTTTGCCAAATGTAAACCAGGCATATGCAATGATAGTTAATGTTGAAAGCCAAAGGAGAAACAGTATTAGCAACTCTGCTGTTCATTCTGAGAAACATGAGTCAATTGCTCTTATGAGTAACAGGAACCAGGCTCATATGACCAATAACCAGAGAATTTCTGGTGGTGTGAATACTGAAGGTTATAACAGATCTCAGAATGGGCAAACTAGTGGTGGTTACAGGCCTAGAAATAACTTTGGAAACCAAAACTACCAAAATAATCAAAGTTATCACAAT
Protein-coding sequences here:
- the LOC132616552 gene encoding autophagy-related protein 8C-like isoform X2; the protein is MAKSSFKLEHPLERRQAESSRIREKYPKRIPVIVERAEKSDISDIDKKKYLVPADLTVGQFVYVVRKRINLSAEKAIFVFVKNILPPTAALMSSIYEENKDEDGFLYMTYSGENTFGFLELGN
- the LOC132616552 gene encoding autophagy-related protein 8C-like isoform X1, whose translation is MFFRCLKFAERDQSWSFAMAKSSFKLEHPLERRQAESSRIREKYPKRIPVIVERAEKSDISDIDKKKYLVPADLTVGQFVYVVRKRINLSAEKAIFVFVKNILPPTAALMSSIYEENKDEDGFLYMTYSGENTFGFLELGN
- the LOC132616554 gene encoding protein S40-6-like, whose product is MDGDFQEEDIWSHHVMKRKLSTAPKVIPRAKSAISNHESKVPQQSSAPVKIPDWSKIYNKKSSSNNGSVDEDCGDFGDGMVPPHEYIARRVARSQIAPSSMCEGVGRTLKGRDLSKVRNAILTKTGFLE